The DNA sequence TGCTGATGCTATGGTGGAAGAGATGAAGCAAGCAGGACTTGGTTTTCATTTTCCATATGTATTTGGTGATGATATCAAAAAAGTCTGGAACCTGCGTAAGGCAGGGTTAGGCCTATTGTCAAATACGCCTGGAGATATGAAGCCTGTGGCAGTAATTGAAGATACAGCGGTAGATGTTAATGACTTGCCTTCCTATATAGCGGACTTCAATGAGACACTTACAAAACACAACCTGTATTGTGTTCATTATGCTCATGCAGGTTCAGGAGAGTTGCACCTTCGTCCTATTCTTGACTTGAAGACAGAAGAAGGTAACCAAATGTTCCATACCATTGCTGATGAAATAGCCCATTTAGTAAAGAAATATAATGGATCATTGAGTGGAGAGCACGGAGACGGTAGACTCAGAGGAGAGTTTATCCGATTTATGGTCGGGGAGAAAAATTATGAGTTGCTAAAAGAAGTAAAGTTTGCTTGGGACCCGAAAAATGTATTCAATCCAGGCAAAATTGTGGATACTCCGCCAATGAACACAAGCTTGCGTTATATGCCAGGTATCGATACGCCAGATATTGATACAGTGTTTGATTTTAGCGCTACACAAGGTTTGGTAAGGGCTGCCGAATTCTGTAACGGTTCAGGAGATTGTCGTAAGACGGAGCTGTCAGGAGGTACCATGTGTCCAAGCTATATGGCTACCCGAAACGAGAAGCACACGACTAGGGCTAGGGCTAACATCATGCGAGAGTATTTGAGAAAGCCTTATGAGCAAAACCGTTTCAATCATAAAGAGATTTATGATGTGATGGACCTTTGTTTGTCGTGTAAGGCTTGTAAGTCTGAATGTCCTTCCAATGTGGATGTCGCAAAATTGAAGGCAGAGTTTCTACAGCACTACTATGATGCGAATGGTGTTCCTTTAAGAGCGAAGATGATAGCAGGTTTCAGTAAGTTGAATACATTAGCTTCACTAGCACCTTGGGCCTATAACTTTGTTTTCAAGTTTGGTCCTACAGCTGCAATAGCCAAGTCTGTGTCTGGGTTTGCAAAAGAAAGGTCTGTTCCTCTTTTGCATAAAACGACTGTCGATAAATGGTTTAAGAAGCACCAGAAACAACTGAAATCAGCACAGGTCAATACAAAAGGAAAGGTATACCTTTTCAATGATGAATTTACCAACTACAATGATACTCCTGTAGGTATCAAGATGGTATCTCTATTGGAGAAGTTGGGTTATGAGGTAATTATCCCTAAGCATATCGAAAGTGGCAGGACTTACCTTTCAAAAGGTCTGGTAAGAGAAGCAAAAGAGATTGCTATTCAAAATGTAAACTTGCTGAAAGACATCATCTCTGAAGAGGTGCCATTGGTAGGGATTGAGCCATCCGCAATTTTGACTTTTAGGGATGAGTATATTGACTTAGTACCTGATTACATGAAAGCAGATGCTCGTAACCTGGGAGAAAATGCACTGCTTTTTGATGAGTTTTTCGCTAAGGAAATAAAGGCTGGAAATATTACAGCTGACCAGTTTACTGAAAAGCAACAGCTCATAAAGGTTCACGGACATTGTCATCAGAAGTCAATGGCTTCATTGACACCAACAAAGCAGATGTTGTCATTGCCAACAAACTTTGAGGTGCATATGATACCTTCAGGGTGCTGTGGAATGGCAGGGTCATTTGGGTATGAGAAAGAGCACTATGAGACTTCTATGCAGATAGGAGAGTTGGTACTTTTCCCTACTGTTCGTAAGCAGCCAGAAAGTGTGATGATTGCTGCACCAGGAACAAGTTGCCGTCATCAGATAAAAGACGGTACTGGAAAAACAGCACTTCACCCAATTGAAATATTGCATGATGCATTGAAATAATGGTGCTAAAACCATCGCTTATAACAGAAAAACCGGATTTGCTAATCCGGTTTTTTTTATAGATAATCGCTACTTATTACAAAATAGACCTAAGCCCAAAGGAGATTTAAGGAAGAGGAATTTAGTCAATAATAGCGTTTGAAGACAGTGTAATATTTTGAAAACCTGAATAGTACTGTCAATTATTGTAAGTGAAATGGGTATTCGCCATTGTTAGATTCTGCTGTTAAAAAAGGCTAAATAGCATTAAAATCAGCCAACAGATACTAAAATACCTCACAGCCTTTCTACCTTTGTATTAGAACCATTAGAATTTGGATCAATAAACTTTATGAAAAAATATATTCTGCTGCTTAGCTGTGCTTATGCTTTTTGGGGCTGTGACCAGGTTCAGCACATTTTTTCATCTGGTACTGAGGAAGGTGGAAAAGGCGCAACGCTTGCTAGAGTACACGATAAATACCTATATGAATCGGATGTAAATGAGATTCTTCCTGCCCGCATTTCTCAGGAAGATAGTGCCAATATTGTTGGAAGATATATCAATTCTTGGATTAATAGAGAGCTGATTCTCTCCGAAGCTGAAAAGAACCTTGTGATGGATGAGGCGGAGATGGAGAGACGTATGCAGGACTATAAGTTTCAGTTGCTGATGTATGCTTACGAGCGTAAGTACGTAGATGAGCATCTGGACACTACCGTGACTGATACGGAGATACAGGCTTATTATGATGAGAATGAAAAGGAATTTCTCCTGAAATCAAATATTGTAAGAGGCTTGTTTCTGAAATTTCCAAAGGAAGCACCAAAGTTGGACAAAGTTCAGAAATGGATGCGTTCATCGAAGGAAGAGGATAAGGAAGAGCTTAGATCTTTGTCGTACAGTTATGCCGATTTTGCACACCTGAATGATGAGGTTTGGCTTGACTTGGATGAACTCTTGTTCGGAACGCCATTTATGAAAAGCACTTCTGATAAGATTCAGGCATTGAAACGTAACAATTTCTGGTCTGCTGAAGATGGCAGTTATCAGTATTATTTCCTGATTGAAGAATACAAGATTATAGATCAGGTTTCTCCATTGCAATTTGTACAGGAGCAGGTGCGTGAGATTATCATTAACCGTCGAAAACTCCAGCTTGCTAGTGAGCTTGAAAAGAAACTTTATGACCAGGCGACTATAAATAAAGACTATGAGGTATATCGTTAAAGGGATATTTTTGGGATTGCTGCTGATTTTTTGTGGCAGCGTGACATTGTTGGCGCAGAAGAATGCTGTGGTTGACAAGATTGTGGCTAAAGTTGATAACCACATCATTTTACTTTCTGATATTGAAGGAGGCTATCAGCAGATGCTGGCAAATGGACAGTATCCACCCAACACACAAGAAGCTAAGTGTGAAATCCTGAAGCAGTTGATCATGACTAAGGTAATGTATGCCAAAGCACAGATCGACTCCGTTGAGGTAGATGATGCACAAGTGGAAGCTGAGCTTGATCAGCGTATGCAGTATTTTATATTGCAGGCAGGCTCTCAGGAGAAGCTGGAGCAAACACTTGGTTCATCTGTAGCTGACCTTAAAAATGACCTGAGAGAGCAGGTAAAAGAGCAGCAGACTGTTCAGAAGATGCAACGTGATATCTTAGCTGAGGTTAAGATTACACCTGCACAGGTAAAAGAGTACTTCAATAACATCCCTGAAGACAGTATTCCATTCCTTCCTGCCGAAGTAAAAGTAGGGCAGATCGTAATGGAGCCTGAAGTTAGTGAGTCTGAAAAAGAAAAAGTCAGAAAGAAACTGGTTGATATCAAGAAGAGAATCCAAGGTGGCGAAGACTTTGCCCTTATGGCTCAACAATATTCTGAAGACCCAGGGTCTGGCAGAAAAGGTGGAGACCTTGGTTGGCACGGTAGAGGTGAGTTAGTACCTGAATTTGAGGAAACAGCACTGACTATCGAAGAGGGAGAGATCGCAGATCCTATTGAGTCTGATTTTGGATATCACCTGATTCAGTTGCTTGAAAGACGTGGTAACCGCTTCCATGCAAGACACATCTTGGTTCGTCCGCAATCTAACACGCAGGATATGGATAGAGCTGTTGCCAAGTTGGACAGTGTAAGAAATCTTGTGATGGGGGATAGTTTGAGTTTTCCAGAGGCTGCTCAAGAGTATTCTTCAGACCAGTTGACTCGTGCAAACGCAGGTTATTTCAAAAACCAGTCAACAGGTAGCTCTTATGTTTCTACTGAAGAGCTTGATCCAGTTGTTTTCTTTACGGTTGATACGATGAAGGTAAACAACATGACGAAGCCAATGCGCTACAGAACTGATGACGGTAAAGAAGCTGTAAGAGTAATTTATTATAAAGACTATAAAAACCCTCATTACGCTAACCTGAAGGATGATTTCCAAAAACTTTATCAGGCAACCCTGAACAGTAAGAAAAATGAGATCCTTCAAAACTGGGTGAAAAAGGCAAGAAAAGATGTCTACATTGAAATTGATGAAGACTTTCAAGGATGCAGTTTCCTAGAGGAATTTAGGCAGTGATACTACTGTTTGTTAGTCGAAAAAAAATCCATCTTGTAATAAGGTGGATTTTTTTTGTCTTAAAGCTGTAAATCCTATAATTTGATAGTATTAATTCCAGTTGTGTCAAATATTGTACTTTGGTAATATTTAAAGTGAAATTGAACCGATAGTGTATGGTTTGATACGGCTTTTTGGAGATCAGAACCCTTTATTATCCTGTTGCAAATTTTAATCTGCAAAGGTTTCAAGGCTTCTTATCACGATTTTGAAATTTGTTCAGGTGAACTAGAACCAGTCATAAACATATGTCAGTACATTTTCAATCAGACAAAGAAGCAGCTGATGCGCTGCATGCCTCCTACAAAAGATTAAGAGAAGAGATCGGAAAGGTGATTGTAGGTCAGGACGAAACAGTCAAGTTAGTCTTGACATCCATCTTTTGCCAAGGTCACTCCCTGCTTGAAGGAGTTCCAGGGCTTGCGAAAACCCTGTTGATTCAAACTGTATCATCAGTGTTAGACATGGAGTTCAATAGAATCCAGTTTACACCTGACTTGATGCCTTCTGATATTCTTGGTGCGGAAACTATGGATAAGGATAGGCATTTTCACTTTGTGAAAGGTCCTATATTCTCCAATATTGTCTTGGCTGATGAAATCAACCGTACACCGCCAAAAACACAGTCAGCCCTGCTTGAAGCCATGCAGGAGTATTCTGTGACTATTGCCAATAAACACTTTGAGCTGCCTAAGCCGTTTTTTGTGTTGGCTACTCAAAACCCGATTGAGCAGGAAGGTACATATCCACTGCCTGAAGCGCAGCTTGACCGTTTTATCTTTAACATTACTCTTGATTATCCATCTTATCAGGATGAGGTCAACATTGTCAAGAATACAACTACAGATGTACGAGTTAAGCCTGATAAGGTACTGGGCAAAGAGGAGATTATCTATTTCCAGAACTTGGTAAGAAAGGTACCAATTGCTGACAATGTAGTAGAATATGCCGTGAAGCTGGTTGGTAAGACTCGTCCAAACTCTGAACATGCTTCGGATTTCTCAAACAAGTACCTTGATTGGGGGGCAGGTCCAAGAGCATCGCAGTTTTTGGTGTTAGCAGCAAAATGTAATGCACTGCTAAATGGCAAGTATTCTCCAGATATTGAGGATGTACAGGAAACAGCAACAGCTATCTTAAGACACAGAATTGTCAGGAACTTTAAGGCTGAAGCGGAAGGTATTTCAATAGAGGAAGTAGTGAAAAGGCTAATGTAGCCTATAATAGACATATAAAAGAAAAGCACTTTAGATTACATTTCTAAAGTGCTTTTCTGTTTTTATTGAGCTTCTGCTACTTCCTTAGCCAACTGATAGATAATATCAATTTGCTCTTCAATAGTGGTGTTGGTAGTGTCAACAATTCTAGCGTCTTGCGCGACTTTCAAAGGACCTTCTTTTCGAGTTGAGTCAAGGTGATCTCTGTTCTTTAAGTCTTCTAATACGTCCTCAAAGTTCACCTGCTCTCCTTTTGACTCGAGCTCTATCTGTCTTCTTTTAGCCCTAACTTCCACATCCGAAGTCATAAATACTTTCAGTTCAGCATTAGGGAATACGACAGTGCCGATGTCTCTACCATCCATGACGATGCCTTTTTCAGTACCCATTTTCTGCTGCTGATCTACAAGGAAGTGTCTTACTTCAGGAATAGAAGCGACATCACTCACCTTGGAAGTAATCTCCATTGTACGGATTTTGCTTTCAGCAGATTCACCATTCAGGTAGATTTCAATATTCCCAGTCACATCATTTATAGCAAACCTCAATGAAATTTCACCCAGTGCTTTCTTTACTTCCGTTATATCTTGAATATCAATTTTATTCTCCAGAATGTAATAAGTTGTAGCACGGTACATAGCACCAGTATCAATGTAAATGTAGTTCATCTTGCGTGCTACAGCTTTAGCCGTGGTACTTTTGCCACATCCTGCATGGCCATCAATGGCAATTATTATTTTTTTCATCTTAAATCAAGTTCTAAATGTAATTGTAGCTTTGGTTTAAAAGGGATAGGCGGGCAAAGATAAGGAAAACAATGAAGATATTGGAGTCGAAAATTCAACGCTGAAAAGGTAAGAGATCACTACAAGCTGGGTGATCTCTTTTTTTGAAAGGCTAATATTTGATACCTATTTTAGCGAACAAGAAACTCATCACCCAAGCAGGCCCTACCAACAGAAACTGTAAATCTTTCAGGAATGAAGGTTTTTTGCCCTCAACCTTATGGCCATAAAATTGGAATATCCATGAAACAATGAATATCACTAATGAAACCTGCCAAAGTGGGGCAAAAGTGGCTATATAGTGACAGCCTACGATGGAAACAGCAGATAGGATTGCCATGCCTATTGTAATAACCAATGAGAGTCTCATGTAAAACAGGATCAGTATCAATATGCTGAAAAGTGTCGCAAAATGTGCATATGGCAGTAGTTCAGGCATAGAAGTAGGTACAAGCCCCTTTAGGAAATCAGCAGGAATAGAAGCAACTAAACCCACAATGCTGAAGTAAATGAGTGGTACTGCTAAAAAGTGTATGGCTTTATTCAGACTGTTTTGGTGGCTTTCACCGTACTCGCTAAAAAGTTTATCAATCTTTCTCATAGTCATTGTTTAGATAGGTTATGGAATAGTTGTCATTATTACGTGTATTAATGTAAATATTTCAACATTACTTTCCATCATGATTGGTGAGAAATTATTCACTCAATATTGATATTCAGACACAAAAAAAACCGACTCTATTGAGTGTCGGCTTTTCCAGCTCCAAAATATTCAACAAATCATGTCTATCGCAATTACTAATCTTTATACGCTTACTGCTGCCAGGTCGTACTTTATTTTTCCGTCTACAAAAGTTTTTACTATCTCAAAGTCATTGTCTAGCAAGACAATGTCTGCTTTATATCCAGCTTCTAGTTTTCCAACATTTTCAAGGCCTAGACTCTGTGCCTGATTCCATCCTGTGGTCATAACCAGTTTCTCCAATGGGATATTAGTTAGCTGGTAAACGTTTCTTAGTCCTTCGTTAAACTTTAAGGTGCTACCAGCCAAGCTACCTGATTGAAGTCTAGCCTCTCCATTCGTCACTGTCACATCTAATCCGCCAATATCATATCTACCATCGTCCAACCATGCGGCTTCCATTGAGTCTGTAATCAGCATAAGGTTTTCAATTTTCTGTACTTTGAAAATCAGCTGAATCATATCAGGGCAAAGGTGAATCTTGTCACAAATAAGCTCTAGCTTGAGTTCATTGTCCATCAACCCAGCGCCAACCAAACCAATCTCACGGTGGTGCAGTGGCGTCATTTGGTTACAGAAGTGTGTCAGGTGTCTAAGGCCATTGCGTTTAGCCATCTTCAGCTCCTTGAAAGTAGCTTCAGTATGGGCTGCAGAGCACATGATTCCAAGATCAGTAGCCTCCTTCACAAACTCCATAGCACCTTCTTTCTCAACAGCTAATGATACAACTGCTACATCATACAAATCGTTGAGTTCCTTGATCTCAGCACTGTTGGGTAACCTGATGAAATCAGGGTTTTGGGCTCCTGCACACTTTTCATTAATGTAAGGGCCTTCAATATGTACTGCCGGTACCTTCGCATATTCGGGCTTTCGGGCATATTTAGCGACCGCTTTCATGGCCGCTTTCAAATCTTCCTGAGGGGCAGTAAGGGTAGTAGGTAAAAATGAGGTAACCCCTTCTTGTACCTTGGCTCTTGCATGTATGGCAATTGCCTCACTGTCTCCATGCATTACATCAGCACCTAAGGCACCGTGTGTATGTATATCAATAAACCCAGGCATGGCCATCAAACCTGTTCCATCAATCACCTCCGTTACATACGGTATGTCTTTTCCTGGACGATAGACCTTGATGATTTGGTCTCCGTCAATCAGGATAGAAGCTTCCGTAATATATAGGTCCGGTGATACGACAGTTACATTGTTGATCAGTTTCATTATTTGCTTGGATTTAATTGCGAATAATCATTTGTGATTGCTATTTGATACTAATTAAGTGAAAATAAAGGGAGCATGGTTTCACTGAAAATGGTGAGTTTTTGTTTTTGGAATGTAAAATACCTGAAAGCAGTGAGTAGGGGTTTTGCTTTATGTGGCTGAAAAAAGTGAAGGTGAATCACCAATAATTATGAAGCATTGAAAATTTGTGTTTTTTTAAGTCAAATTGTGGTGTAGAACATCAGAACAGAATTAGTAATAAAACTCATGTGAATTTGACTAAATCAGGTTGGGTGGTTAAGTATTATTATCCCGTAAAAATTGTAAACACCTTGAACCCGAAGGTATCTTTAATTTTAACCCTACCCATATTGATTTCATGTCAAACTTAAATCAAAAGAACTCTCACAATTGTTTTACATAAGGTAGTTTGACAAATATCCGTACAAGCGGTATTTACATTTTTAGCATTGCTGATTATGAAACAGGCACTCTTGCTATTATTGCTTTCCTTGTTTACCCTAGGAACAGTGATAGCTCAATCACCCAAAATAGATAGTCTGAAAGATCAACTTGTTGAAAGGAATGATCCAGACAAAATTGAAATTTATGTAGAAATGGCTTGGCTTAGCCGAGACATAGCACCAGGTGCTACAGTTGAGTATGGTGAAAAGGCTTTAGACCTTGCTAGCAATACAGGCAACCTTGAGCTAATACCCAAAATCCTCAACTTTATAGGGATTGGTTACAGAAACCAAGGTAACTACCCAATGGCATTGCAAAGTCACCGAGAGAGCTTGTTACAGGCAGAAGAAGTGGGGAACAAGGTACAAGCAGGGTATGCCTATATTAATATTGCCAACCTTTATTTCTTTCAGGGAAATAATCTTAAAACGCTTGAAAACTTAGCCGAAGCCCTGGAAGTATCTGAAGAATCCGGAGACAAGCGCTTGATGTCATACTGTACACAAAACCTAGGAAATGTCTACTTAGAAGAAGGAGACTACGGAACGGCTCTCAAGTATCAGCATCAGACATTAAAACTACGTGAAGAACTGGCAGATGAAGAGGGGATTGTCTCTGCTATGTACAGTATTGGTGATGTTTACTTGAAAAGAGGGGATTTGGACCGTGCCTTGGATTATTATCACAGTGGTATAGAAAAGGCTCAGGCGATTCATTATCCTATTATGGAGTATATGCTTTACCAGTCGATTGGTAAGGCCTACGTCATGATGCAAAGCGATGATACTAATCAAAAAGCACTAGCGTACTTATTGAAAGCCAAGGAAGGCTTTGCTTCTTTTGGTCGATCTGAGAAGGGACCTGATCTCTATGCTGATATTGCTGAAGTGCTAAAGAAAGAAGGTGAAGTGGATGAGGCAACCAAGTATGCACATGAAGGATTGCTGAATGCAAAACTTATAGGGCAACGGTCTGTAGAGCGTCGACTGATGGGAATGTTGGCAGCGCTCTATGAGGAGCAAGGAGATACCGCCAAAGCGCTTACATACCTGAATAATTATGTAACCTTGGATAAGGAGTTGGATAACCGAGAGCAGATCAGTAAGCAGAATAGGTTACAAACCAATATGGCGCTTACAGAAAAGGAAAGAGAGATAATACGGCTTGAAAGTAAAAACAGTCGTGTATTGTCTGAGCTGAAAGCTCAGCAACTGATCCTATTACTGTTGGGGCTAGGATTGGTAACGTTGACGCTATTTGGTATTTACATTTTTCGATCTAGGAAAAGAACCGAGGAGTTCAATGCTCGATTGGTTTTACAGAATAGACAGATTGAAAGTCAAAAGAGTCATATCGCCGAGGTCAATACTGAATTGGAAAAGAAATACAGTGAACTGAAGACTACGATGGGGCGACTGAAAACAGCCCATAAACAACTATTGGAGGCAGAGAAGATGGTATTGTTAGGACAGTTGACTGAAAATATTACCCATGAGGTAATGGTGCCGGTCAACTTTATAGCCGAAAAATTGCCTCCTTTAAGACAAGATATCCAACATGTAATTGCACTCTTGGCCATGTACAAGGAGCTGACTCCTCAAAATGCAGCGGAGATTTTGAAACGTATTCATGAAATGGAGCAATCCATGGACCTTAACTACTCGATTGATGAGATTGACCAGTTGATTGAAGGAATCGAAAAAGGAACCATCAGGACTCAGGAGATCGTCAATGGGTTGGGGA is a window from the Limibacter armeniacum genome containing:
- a CDS encoding tetratricopeptide repeat protein → MKQALLLLLLSLFTLGTVIAQSPKIDSLKDQLVERNDPDKIEIYVEMAWLSRDIAPGATVEYGEKALDLASNTGNLELIPKILNFIGIGYRNQGNYPMALQSHRESLLQAEEVGNKVQAGYAYINIANLYFFQGNNLKTLENLAEALEVSEESGDKRLMSYCTQNLGNVYLEEGDYGTALKYQHQTLKLREELADEEGIVSAMYSIGDVYLKRGDLDRALDYYHSGIEKAQAIHYPIMEYMLYQSIGKAYVMMQSDDTNQKALAYLLKAKEGFASFGRSEKGPDLYADIAEVLKKEGEVDEATKYAHEGLLNAKLIGQRSVERRLMGMLAALYEEQGDTAKALTYLNNYVTLDKELDNREQISKQNRLQTNMALTEKEREIIRLESKNSRVLSELKAQQLILLLLGLGLVTLTLFGIYIFRSRKRTEEFNARLVLQNRQIESQKSHIAEVNTELEKKYSELKTTMGRLKTAHKQLLEAEKMVLLGQLTENITHEVMVPVNFIAEKLPPLRQDIQHVIALLAMYKELTPQNAAEILKRIHEMEQSMDLNYSIDEIDQLIEGIEKGTIRTQEIVNGLGSYTKMDNLKWKDADVHDIIVATLRLLRRRSHEHIPVIKHFASDLPLLRCIPGKVSQVMMNIVDNAYQALEGKQDGKIEIFTGLVEGTHEGEDDFIYIRIKDNGVGMSEYTQKHLFEPFYSTKEIGKGVGLGLAISYGIIEEHHGKVKVSSHQGVGTEITIYFPVSGE
- a CDS encoding FAD-binding and (Fe-S)-binding domain-containing protein; translated protein: MDHNKLNKLSASLKGKLLYNDTIRTLYATDASAYREMPLAVAIPETEEDIRKLIVFANEHSVSLIPRTAGTSLAGQVVGSGIVVDVSQKFTSILEVNKEEQWVRVQPGVIRDELNMHLKPYGLFFGPETSTANRAMIGGMVGNNSCGSNSVVYGSTRDHLMEVRGFLSDGSEVVFKDISPDEFLAKCQGPDTLETKVYNQVREMLSDEVNREEIEKEYPKKTIPRRNTGYALDLLADTEPFNNDGMRFNFCKLIAGSEGTLIFITEIKLHCDPTPPAYKGLVCAHFNTIDESLRANLIALKYTPSASELMDHYVLECTKANIEQAKNRFFVQGDPGAILVVEISRDSEEEVKNAADAMVEEMKQAGLGFHFPYVFGDDIKKVWNLRKAGLGLLSNTPGDMKPVAVIEDTAVDVNDLPSYIADFNETLTKHNLYCVHYAHAGSGELHLRPILDLKTEEGNQMFHTIADEIAHLVKKYNGSLSGEHGDGRLRGEFIRFMVGEKNYELLKEVKFAWDPKNVFNPGKIVDTPPMNTSLRYMPGIDTPDIDTVFDFSATQGLVRAAEFCNGSGDCRKTELSGGTMCPSYMATRNEKHTTRARANIMREYLRKPYEQNRFNHKEIYDVMDLCLSCKACKSECPSNVDVAKLKAEFLQHYYDANGVPLRAKMIAGFSKLNTLASLAPWAYNFVFKFGPTAAIAKSVSGFAKERSVPLLHKTTVDKWFKKHQKQLKSAQVNTKGKVYLFNDEFTNYNDTPVGIKMVSLLEKLGYEVIIPKHIESGRTYLSKGLVREAKEIAIQNVNLLKDIISEEVPLVGIEPSAILTFRDEYIDLVPDYMKADARNLGENALLFDEFFAKEIKAGNITADQFTEKQQLIKVHGHCHQKSMASLTPTKQMLSLPTNFEVHMIPSGCCGMAGSFGYEKEHYETSMQIGELVLFPTVRKQPESVMIAAPGTSCRHQIKDGTGKTALHPIEILHDALK
- a CDS encoding peptidylprolyl isomerase, with the translated sequence MRYIVKGIFLGLLLIFCGSVTLLAQKNAVVDKIVAKVDNHIILLSDIEGGYQQMLANGQYPPNTQEAKCEILKQLIMTKVMYAKAQIDSVEVDDAQVEAELDQRMQYFILQAGSQEKLEQTLGSSVADLKNDLREQVKEQQTVQKMQRDILAEVKITPAQVKEYFNNIPEDSIPFLPAEVKVGQIVMEPEVSESEKEKVRKKLVDIKKRIQGGEDFALMAQQYSEDPGSGRKGGDLGWHGRGELVPEFEETALTIEEGEIADPIESDFGYHLIQLLERRGNRFHARHILVRPQSNTQDMDRAVAKLDSVRNLVMGDSLSFPEAAQEYSSDQLTRANAGYFKNQSTGSSYVSTEELDPVVFFTVDTMKVNNMTKPMRYRTDDGKEAVRVIYYKDYKNPHYANLKDDFQKLYQATLNSKKNEILQNWVKKARKDVYIEIDEDFQGCSFLEEFRQ
- the cmk gene encoding (d)CMP kinase — its product is MKKIIIAIDGHAGCGKSTTAKAVARKMNYIYIDTGAMYRATTYYILENKIDIQDITEVKKALGEISLRFAINDVTGNIEIYLNGESAESKIRTMEITSKVSDVASIPEVRHFLVDQQQKMGTEKGIVMDGRDIGTVVFPNAELKVFMTSDVEVRAKRRQIELESKGEQVNFEDVLEDLKNRDHLDSTRKEGPLKVAQDARIVDTTNTTIEEQIDIIYQLAKEVAEAQ
- a CDS encoding Mpo1 family 2-hydroxy fatty acid dioxygenase; protein product: MRKIDKLFSEYGESHQNSLNKAIHFLAVPLIYFSIVGLVASIPADFLKGLVPTSMPELLPYAHFATLFSILILILFYMRLSLVITIGMAILSAVSIVGCHYIATFAPLWQVSLVIFIVSWIFQFYGHKVEGKKPSFLKDLQFLLVGPAWVMSFLFAKIGIKY
- a CDS encoding AAA family ATPase → MSVHFQSDKEAADALHASYKRLREEIGKVIVGQDETVKLVLTSIFCQGHSLLEGVPGLAKTLLIQTVSSVLDMEFNRIQFTPDLMPSDILGAETMDKDRHFHFVKGPIFSNIVLADEINRTPPKTQSALLEAMQEYSVTIANKHFELPKPFFVLATQNPIEQEGTYPLPEAQLDRFIFNITLDYPSYQDEVNIVKNTTTDVRVKPDKVLGKEEIIYFQNLVRKVPIADNVVEYAVKLVGKTRPNSEHASDFSNKYLDWGAGPRASQFLVLAAKCNALLNGKYSPDIEDVQETATAILRHRIVRNFKAEAEGISIEEVVKRLM
- a CDS encoding peptidylprolyl isomerase, coding for MKKYILLLSCAYAFWGCDQVQHIFSSGTEEGGKGATLARVHDKYLYESDVNEILPARISQEDSANIVGRYINSWINRELILSEAEKNLVMDEAEMERRMQDYKFQLLMYAYERKYVDEHLDTTVTDTEIQAYYDENEKEFLLKSNIVRGLFLKFPKEAPKLDKVQKWMRSSKEEDKEELRSLSYSYADFAHLNDEVWLDLDELLFGTPFMKSTSDKIQALKRNNFWSAEDGSYQYYFLIEEYKIIDQVSPLQFVQEQVREIIINRRKLQLASELEKKLYDQATINKDYEVYR
- the nagA gene encoding N-acetylglucosamine-6-phosphate deacetylase, producing MKLINNVTVVSPDLYITEASILIDGDQIIKVYRPGKDIPYVTEVIDGTGLMAMPGFIDIHTHGALGADVMHGDSEAIAIHARAKVQEGVTSFLPTTLTAPQEDLKAAMKAVAKYARKPEYAKVPAVHIEGPYINEKCAGAQNPDFIRLPNSAEIKELNDLYDVAVVSLAVEKEGAMEFVKEATDLGIMCSAAHTEATFKELKMAKRNGLRHLTHFCNQMTPLHHREIGLVGAGLMDNELKLELICDKIHLCPDMIQLIFKVQKIENLMLITDSMEAAWLDDGRYDIGGLDVTVTNGEARLQSGSLAGSTLKFNEGLRNVYQLTNIPLEKLVMTTGWNQAQSLGLENVGKLEAGYKADIVLLDNDFEIVKTFVDGKIKYDLAAVSV